The following are encoded in a window of Prochlorococcus marinus CUG1417 genomic DNA:
- the argB gene encoding acetylglutamate kinase: MNDSQRVSILSEALPYIQSFSGRKIVIKYGGSVMEEDDLKNAFFRDIALLSSVGVCPIVIHGGGPEINNWLKKLEISPKFENGLRITDQKTMEIVEMVLMGRVNKQIVKGINKTGSLAVGISGLDGNLIQSRELGDGSHGLVGEVTKINPEILDPLISKGYIPIISSIGSTMEGISHNINADFVAGEIAAAINAEKLILLTDTQGILKEKDNKNSLVEKTNLKEARNLIDKKIVTEGMIPKTECCIRALAQGVKAAHIIDGRIEHALLLEIFTNSGVGTMIVA, encoded by the coding sequence ATGAATGATTCTCAAAGAGTATCAATATTAAGCGAAGCTCTTCCATATATACAAAGTTTCTCAGGTAGAAAAATTGTCATCAAGTATGGTGGATCTGTCATGGAAGAAGATGACTTAAAAAATGCTTTTTTTAGAGACATAGCACTTTTATCAAGCGTGGGCGTGTGTCCGATAGTAATTCATGGAGGTGGACCCGAGATTAATAATTGGTTAAAGAAATTAGAAATATCTCCTAAATTCGAAAATGGATTAAGAATCACTGATCAAAAAACAATGGAGATTGTCGAGATGGTTCTAATGGGTAGGGTTAACAAACAAATTGTAAAAGGCATTAATAAAACTGGATCATTAGCTGTGGGCATATCAGGTCTTGATGGGAACTTAATTCAATCTAGAGAATTAGGAGATGGGAGTCATGGGTTAGTGGGAGAGGTTACAAAAATCAATCCTGAAATATTAGATCCTCTTATTTCTAAAGGATATATCCCTATTATTTCTAGTATTGGATCAACCATGGAAGGTATTTCACATAATATTAATGCAGATTTTGTTGCTGGAGAAATTGCTGCTGCAATAAATGCAGAAAAACTTATTCTTCTTACTGATACTCAAGGGATTTTAAAAGAAAAAGATAACAAAAATAGTCTTGTTGAAAAAACGAATCTCAAAGAGGCAAGAAATTTAATTGATAAAAAAATTGTCACCGAAGGGATGATTCCAAAGACAGAATGCTGCATAAGAGCTTTAGCACAAGGAGTCAAAGCTGCTCACATAATCGATGGAAGAATAGAACACGCATTACTTCTTGAGATTTTTACAAATTCTGGAGTAGGTACAATGATAGTTGCGTAA
- a CDS encoding adenosine kinase — translation MKESFRHFEHKKVDLIGLGNAIVDIIVNIEDEFLEINNLDKGSMNLINSDESQRLLENCKVIKRISGGSSANTVVSLAELGNHVQFIGRVKNDQFGNFFSDDIKKSKTIFNTPPTIEGAPTAHSIILVTPDAQRTMCTYLGASVEFEPKDIDFNVIKESKYLYLEGYLWDSELAKKAFIKAAQIAKQSSTKIILSLSDSFCVDRHRESFLELIYEYVDIVFCNESEVLSLFKNDKLSSCQEDLSSLCELVIVTLGSNGSLIVNKNNVEIIESITKGKIIDTTGAGDIYAGGFIHGLINNCSLKKCGEIASICAGQIITQLGSRSDIDLKELIK, via the coding sequence ATGAAGGAATCCTTTAGACATTTTGAACATAAAAAAGTTGATCTCATTGGTCTGGGAAACGCAATAGTAGATATTATTGTAAATATTGAAGATGAGTTTCTTGAGATAAATAATCTGGATAAAGGATCAATGAATCTAATTAATTCTGATGAATCTCAGAGATTGTTAGAAAATTGCAAAGTGATCAAACGAATTTCAGGTGGTTCCTCAGCAAATACCGTTGTTTCTTTAGCAGAATTAGGCAATCATGTTCAGTTTATAGGAAGAGTGAAAAATGATCAATTTGGTAATTTCTTTTCTGACGATATAAAAAAAAGTAAAACAATATTTAATACTCCACCAACTATTGAAGGTGCTCCAACAGCTCATTCAATTATTTTAGTTACACCTGATGCACAAAGAACTATGTGCACTTACCTAGGAGCATCTGTGGAGTTTGAACCAAAAGACATTGACTTTAATGTAATTAAAGAAAGTAAATACTTATATTTAGAAGGATATTTATGGGACAGCGAATTAGCTAAAAAAGCTTTTATTAAAGCCGCCCAAATTGCAAAACAATCTAGTACAAAAATAATTCTTTCTTTGTCTGATTCATTTTGTGTAGATAGACATCGTGAGAGTTTCTTAGAATTAATTTATGAATATGTAGATATTGTTTTTTGTAATGAATCCGAAGTGTTAAGTCTATTTAAAAATGATAAATTATCAAGCTGCCAAGAAGACCTATCTTCCCTATGTGAATTAGTCATAGTAACTCTTGGAAGCAATGGTTCTCTTATAGTTAACAAAAATAATGTTGAAATAATTGAATCAATAACGAAAGGCAAGATAATTGATACTACAGGAGCGGGAGATATCTATGCGGGAGGATTTATCCATGGATTAATAAACAATTGTTCCCTCAAAAAATGCGGAGAGATAGCTTCAATTTGTGCGGGGCAAATTATTACGCAATTAGGATCTAGATCGGATATTGATCTTAAAGAGTTAATAAAATAG
- a CDS encoding single-stranded DNA-binding protein yields the protein MNHCLIQGVINSAPQMRYTKENQTPIAEMIVNFKGLRSEDPTRDLKIIGWGNIAQEMVDELKEGQNIVIEGRLKMNSVTRKDGTKEKQPELTASKIHQIGPVDAIKSDEKENNESIDNKEPSKKSNWDSSPLVPEVDEIPF from the coding sequence ATGAATCATTGTTTAATCCAGGGAGTAATTAATAGCGCTCCCCAAATGAGGTATACCAAAGAAAACCAAACTCCCATTGCAGAAATGATTGTTAATTTTAAGGGATTACGTAGTGAAGATCCTACCAGAGATCTAAAGATCATAGGTTGGGGAAATATTGCCCAAGAAATGGTAGATGAACTCAAGGAGGGTCAAAATATTGTTATTGAGGGACGCCTGAAAATGAATTCTGTCACTAGAAAAGACGGAACAAAAGAAAAGCAACCAGAACTTACAGCCTCAAAAATTCATCAAATAGGACCAGTTGACGCTATTAAATCTGATGAAAAAGAAAATAATGAGTCAATTGATAATAAAGAACCCTCCAAAAAATCTAATTGGGATAGTTCACCTTTGGTTCCCGAAGTTGACGAAATACCTTTTTAA
- the rpoD gene encoding RNA polymerase sigma factor RpoD: MCPVAAESKNSKTSSKKKINKKINTNLGTVVEEDNDKNSQSLETSSQLNQSSIEKNNEFSDSEEEDKGLGNIKLGPKGIYTEDSIRVYLQEIGRIRLLRPDEEIELARKIADLLQLEELATQFESEKGHFPSVREWAELIDMPLPKFRRRLLLGRRAKEKMVQSNLRLVVSIAKKYMNRGLSFQDLIQEGSLGLIRAAEKFDHEKGYKFSTYATWWIRQAITRAIADQSRTIRLPVHLYETISRIKKTTKVLSQEFGRKPSEEEIAESMEMTIEKLRFIAKSAQLPISLETPIGKEEDSRLGDFIEADIENPEQDVSKTLLREDLEGVLATLSPRERDVLRLRYGIDDGRMKTLEEIGQIFDVTRERIRQIEAKALRKLRHPNRNGVLKEYIK; encoded by the coding sequence ATGTGTCCAGTAGCAGCAGAATCAAAGAATTCCAAGACCAGCTCAAAAAAAAAGATCAATAAAAAAATTAATACAAACTTAGGAACAGTTGTTGAAGAAGATAATGATAAAAATAGTCAAAGCTTAGAGACATCTTCTCAGTTAAATCAAAGCAGTATTGAAAAAAATAATGAATTTAGTGATTCTGAAGAAGAAGATAAAGGGCTTGGTAATATTAAACTCGGCCCAAAAGGTATCTACACTGAAGATTCAATAAGAGTTTATCTTCAAGAAATTGGAAGAATTAGACTTTTAAGACCAGATGAAGAAATTGAACTTGCAAGAAAAATTGCTGACTTACTCCAATTAGAAGAACTGGCAACTCAATTTGAGTCAGAAAAAGGACATTTCCCTTCAGTTAGAGAATGGGCTGAGTTAATAGATATGCCTCTTCCTAAATTCAGAAGAAGACTTCTTTTAGGAAGAAGAGCTAAAGAGAAAATGGTTCAATCAAATTTAAGATTAGTGGTTTCCATAGCTAAAAAATATATGAATAGAGGTTTGTCATTTCAAGATTTAATACAAGAAGGAAGTTTGGGCCTCATTAGAGCAGCCGAAAAATTTGACCATGAAAAGGGTTACAAATTCTCTACTTATGCTACTTGGTGGATTCGTCAAGCCATTACTAGAGCAATCGCAGACCAAAGTAGGACAATTAGATTACCAGTTCATCTATACGAGACAATATCTCGAATTAAAAAAACTACAAAAGTTCTTAGCCAAGAATTTGGAAGGAAACCAAGTGAAGAAGAAATAGCTGAAAGCATGGAAATGACAATTGAAAAATTAAGATTTATAGCTAAAAGTGCTCAGCTACCTATTTCCTTAGAAACTCCAATAGGTAAAGAAGAGGACTCAAGACTTGGAGACTTTATAGAGGCTGACATAGAAAATCCAGAGCAAGATGTTTCTAAAACTTTATTAAGAGAAGATTTAGAGGGAGTCTTAGCAACTCTAAGTCCAAGAGAACGAGATGTTCTGAGGTTGAGATATGGAATTGATGATGGAAGAATGAAAACTCTTGAAGAAATTGGACAGATTTTTGATGTAACAAGAGAAAGAATTAGACAAATTGAAGCAAAAGCCCTCAGAAAACTAAGACATCCAAATCGAAATGGAGTTTTAAAAGAATATATTAAATAA
- the priA gene encoding replication restart helicase PriA translates to MKPASNQLLNISCKLEILLDTGSSNESFFYLDGNNLGAEVGDIVSVRLRGRLLNGLVISKKKFSTINKDESYITGGKSIRYLFVESILQKKIIDNSWREWIESLASFYMVSNLKMFKTAFPPGWIGKYNKISQGLKDQIWIETKKEFDIKKNGLTKKEFFLMNTLYEKGNWQSELIKSGFNYTLINSMVSKNYLVKSKRKKNYSTKLNSFLDDHIATKKPNPTNEQKIVFQEFQTMKPGDALLLWGETGSGKTEVYMRIAEDQFLKKKSCLILAPEIGLIPQLIDRFSRRFNNVVYEYHSNCSSIHRTAVWKKIINANEPLIVIGTRSAVFLPIKNLGLIIIDEEHDISYKQDSPMPCYDAREIAIEIAKRNSAKLIFGSATPSMKTWKKCIFDKDFKLVRMIQRISSNEMPDIRIIDMRHEFKKGNMKIFSNELLELLSQLHLKNEQAIILVPRRGHSGFLSCRNCGYLINCPNCDVPLSVHLGSQGKKWLRCHWCDHKSRLINRCPDCHSTAFKPFGIGTQRVIEFLNAEFPNLKVLRFDRDTTSGKDGHRDILLKFSKGDADILVGTQMLAKGIDIPNITLSVVVAADGLLHRPDISAEEKSLQLFLQLAGRAGRAEKKGTVIFQTYKPNHPVISYLQKRDYERFLIENSRLRKDTNLFPFCSICLLKLSGENYELTESIAIKLAKYLVNFCEKKNWKLIGPAPSLIAKVGKKFRWQILIHGPEGTKIPLPDRSILWKLIPKNVFLTIDVNPAEL, encoded by the coding sequence TTGAAGCCGGCAAGTAATCAGTTATTAAATATTTCCTGCAAATTGGAAATTTTGCTCGATACAGGTAGTAGTAATGAAAGCTTTTTCTATTTAGATGGAAATAATCTTGGGGCAGAAGTTGGGGATATTGTAAGTGTGAGACTAAGAGGAAGATTATTGAATGGGTTAGTGATCTCCAAAAAAAAATTTTCGACAATTAATAAAGACGAATCTTATATTACTGGAGGGAAAAGCATAAGATATTTGTTTGTTGAAAGTATTTTGCAGAAAAAAATAATTGATAACTCTTGGAGAGAATGGATAGAGTCCCTCGCCTCTTTTTATATGGTTAGTAATTTAAAAATGTTTAAAACTGCATTTCCTCCTGGCTGGATTGGTAAATATAACAAAATTTCTCAAGGCTTAAAAGATCAAATATGGATTGAAACTAAAAAAGAATTCGATATTAAGAAGAATGGATTAACCAAAAAAGAATTTTTTTTAATGAATACTTTGTATGAAAAAGGTAATTGGCAAAGTGAATTAATAAAGTCTGGTTTTAATTACACTCTGATCAACTCAATGGTCAGTAAAAATTACCTTGTCAAATCTAAAAGAAAAAAAAATTACAGTACTAAATTAAATTCCTTTTTAGATGATCATATTGCAACGAAAAAACCAAATCCTACAAATGAGCAGAAAATTGTATTTCAAGAATTTCAAACAATGAAACCAGGAGATGCATTACTTCTATGGGGCGAAACAGGTTCAGGTAAAACAGAAGTTTATATGAGAATTGCTGAAGATCAATTTCTAAAGAAGAAAAGTTGTTTGATACTCGCCCCAGAAATCGGACTAATTCCTCAACTTATTGATAGGTTTAGTCGGCGATTTAATAATGTTGTTTACGAATATCATAGTAACTGTTCTTCTATTCATAGAACTGCTGTTTGGAAGAAAATTATTAATGCTAATGAACCTTTAATAGTAATAGGAACACGGTCCGCAGTCTTTCTTCCAATTAAAAATCTAGGATTAATAATAATTGATGAAGAACATGATATTTCATATAAACAAGATAGTCCTATGCCTTGTTATGACGCAAGAGAGATTGCTATTGAAATAGCAAAAAGGAATTCTGCAAAGTTGATTTTTGGGAGTGCAACCCCATCAATGAAGACTTGGAAAAAGTGTATTTTTGATAAGGATTTTAAATTGGTAAGAATGATTCAAAGGATATCTAGTAATGAGATGCCTGACATAAGAATTATTGATATGCGCCATGAGTTCAAGAAGGGAAATATGAAAATTTTTTCCAATGAATTATTAGAATTGCTTTCTCAACTTCACTTAAAAAATGAGCAGGCAATAATTTTGGTCCCTAGGAGGGGGCATAGTGGGTTTTTAAGTTGTAGAAATTGCGGATATTTAATAAATTGCCCCAACTGTGATGTTCCTTTATCAGTGCATCTCGGTTCGCAAGGGAAAAAATGGTTGAGATGTCATTGGTGTGATCATAAATCGAGATTGATCAATCGTTGCCCAGATTGTCATTCAACTGCCTTTAAACCTTTTGGAATAGGGACACAAAGGGTTATAGAGTTTTTAAATGCAGAATTTCCTAACTTAAAAGTACTTCGCTTTGATCGAGACACAACATCAGGAAAGGATGGTCATAGAGATATCCTTTTAAAGTTTTCTAAAGGTGATGCTGATATTCTTGTCGGCACTCAAATGTTGGCGAAAGGGATTGACATCCCCAATATTACTCTTTCAGTAGTTGTTGCAGCAGATGGTTTGCTTCATCGCCCAGATATTTCGGCAGAAGAAAAATCTTTACAATTGTTTTTACAATTGGCTGGCAGGGCAGGCAGAGCTGAAAAAAAAGGAACAGTAATTTTTCAAACATATAAACCTAACCACCCGGTAATTTCGTATCTTCAGAAAAGAGATTATGAAAGATTCTTAATTGAAAACTCTCGATTGAGAAAAGATACTAATTTATTTCCATTTTGCTCGATTTGCCTTCTTAAATTATCAGGTGAAAATTACGAATTAACTGAATCAATTGCAATTAAATTAGCAAAGTATCTAGTCAATTTTTGTGAGAAAAAGAATTGGAAATTAATTGGCCCTGCTCCTAGTTTAATTGCTAAAGTTGGAAAAAAATTTAGATGGCAGATATTAATACATGGTCCTGAAGGAACAAAGATACCTTTACCTGATAGATCAATATTATGGAAACTTATTCCAAAAAATGTTTTTTTAACAATTGATGTTAATCCAGCAGAGTTGTAA
- a CDS encoding DUF3153 domain-containing protein — MKTYEQVLETVELALAKGEYQYCIEFLLPIIESFSLSSKEGVNLRTILITALCGINKKEEAKRFCKELQKSYDNKTRENAKYLMEVIDSPDIKKPENWNVQFESDPSLNKKSLNSLRKKREILEKKKFINVTEIPTGETKPFQKGFSLIIFLILLLLIPLLSGCVKVENTLDLRDIDSINNNLVIESKYIKKFPWQLKFEENMKDIFPDVEIEQDESTFSMKHKNLNLEDTKQVLKITQNTAGELAGGSTNIEINTNQKDFIFFKKYFYRVDLDLTSIEGVDNLELIFKIVHPNKANLIGKNNSNLEITKNLIIWNLNQGQINSLEFSFWSLNKLLIGISTILIIIVLAYLLRFYRFKLGTDLPQLPSK; from the coding sequence ATGAAAACTTATGAGCAAGTTTTAGAAACAGTAGAACTTGCTTTGGCCAAAGGAGAGTATCAATATTGTATTGAATTTCTTTTACCTATAATCGAATCATTTTCTTTATCAAGCAAAGAGGGGGTAAATTTAAGAACAATTTTAATTACTGCTCTTTGTGGTATTAATAAAAAGGAGGAGGCTAAAAGATTTTGTAAAGAACTTCAAAAATCTTACGATAATAAGACTAGAGAAAATGCAAAATATTTGATGGAAGTTATAGATTCTCCTGACATTAAAAAGCCAGAAAATTGGAACGTACAGTTTGAAAGCGATCCATCACTAAATAAAAAATCTCTTAACTCACTGCGCAAAAAAAGAGAAATTTTGGAGAAAAAGAAATTTATTAACGTAACTGAAATTCCAACTGGTGAAACAAAACCCTTTCAGAAAGGCTTTTCACTGATCATTTTTTTAATACTATTATTATTAATTCCACTTTTAAGTGGCTGCGTTAAAGTTGAAAATACACTTGATCTTAGAGACATTGATTCAATAAACAATAATTTAGTAATAGAAAGTAAATACATAAAGAAATTTCCTTGGCAATTAAAATTCGAAGAGAACATGAAAGATATTTTTCCTGACGTAGAAATTGAACAAGACGAATCAACCTTTTCTATGAAACATAAAAATCTCAATCTTGAAGATACAAAGCAAGTTCTTAAAATCACCCAAAATACAGCTGGAGAATTGGCAGGAGGATCAACAAATATAGAAATTAATACTAATCAAAAAGATTTTATTTTTTTTAAAAAATACTTTTACAGGGTAGATTTGGATCTGACTTCTATTGAAGGTGTTGATAATTTAGAACTCATTTTTAAAATTGTACACCCTAATAAAGCTAACCTTATTGGTAAAAATAATTCAAATTTAGAAATCACAAAAAATCTTATAATTTGGAATTTAAATCAAGGACAAATAAATAGTCTTGAATTTTCTTTCTGGAGCCTCAATAAACTTTTGATTGGGATATCTACTATTTTAATTATTATTGTATTAGCTTATTTATTAAGATTCTATAGATTTAAATTAGGTACAGATTTACCTCAACTTCCATCAAAGTAA
- the cutA gene encoding divalent cation tolerance protein CutA, whose protein sequence is MEILVIIATESSKTNAVRMAKLLIKEKIAACVSIKQIFSVYEWDDDIQETKEFEITIKSKLEFKDCLIDFVNKNSTYDVPQIIYKKYHAEMKYYDWLNKTI, encoded by the coding sequence ATGGAAATATTAGTTATTATCGCAACTGAATCAAGTAAAACAAATGCTGTGAGAATGGCTAAATTACTCATAAAAGAAAAAATTGCAGCTTGTGTTTCCATAAAGCAAATTTTTTCAGTTTATGAGTGGGATGATGATATTCAAGAAACTAAAGAGTTTGAAATTACTATAAAAAGTAAACTAGAATTTAAAGATTGTTTAATTGATTTCGTAAATAAAAATTCCACATATGATGTCCCTCAAATTATTTACAAAAAATACCATGCTGAGATGAAATATTATGATTGGTTGAATAAGACTATTTGA
- the psb27 gene encoding photosystem II protein Psb27, translating into MLLKLTSKLFFKNLIKAISFAISLIVAFTLFSSPSIAAKTAMTGDYAKDTISVVKTLQTAVDTPKDSPNKDEVRSEALTLITDYISRYRNRGMVNKTQSFTTMQTALNAMAGHYKNFASRPLPDKLKERLTKEFSLAEKMVLRES; encoded by the coding sequence ATGTTACTGAAATTGACATCAAAATTATTTTTTAAGAATCTTATCAAAGCTATATCTTTTGCAATATCCTTAATTGTTGCTTTTACACTATTTAGTTCCCCTTCCATAGCTGCAAAAACCGCTATGACAGGTGACTATGCAAAGGATACAATTTCAGTCGTTAAAACATTACAAACAGCTGTTGATACTCCAAAAGATTCTCCAAATAAAGATGAAGTGAGAAGTGAAGCTCTTACACTCATAACTGACTATATTTCAAGATATAGAAATAGAGGGATGGTGAATAAAACACAATCATTTACCACAATGCAAACAGCATTAAATGCTATGGCAGGTCATTACAAAAACTTTGCAAGTAGACCTTTACCAGATAAACTTAAAGAGCGTTTAACAAAAGAATTTTCTCTTGCTGAAAAAATGGTTCTAAGAGAAAGTTGA
- a CDS encoding adenylosuccinate synthase, producing the protein MANVVVIGAQWGDEGKGKITDLLSRSADVVVRYQGGVNAGHTIVVDDKVLKLHLIPSGILYKNTSCLIGSGTVVDPKILLKEIDMLIDNGIDISGLKISSTSHVTMPYHRILDEAMEADRGSNKIGTTGRGIGPTYADKSQRNGIRIRDLLNRERLSDVIEIPLREKNGLLEKIYGIKPLKLEDIIEEYLDYGERLSKHVVDCTRTIHAASKNKKNILFEGAQGTLLDLDHGTYPFVTSSNPISGGACIGAGVGPTLIDRVIGVAKAYTTRVGEGPFPTELQGSINDQLCDRGSEFGTTTGRRRRCGWFDGVIGKYAVSVNGLDCLAVTKLDVLDELDEIQVCIAYDLDGEEIDYFPTNSDDLKKCKPIFKKLKGWQCSTADCRKLSDLPENAMNYLRFLAELMEVPIAIVSLGANRDQTIVIEDPIHGPKRALLR; encoded by the coding sequence TTGGCTAATGTTGTTGTAATCGGAGCCCAATGGGGTGACGAAGGAAAAGGTAAAATAACGGATTTACTTAGTCGTTCGGCAGATGTTGTTGTTCGCTATCAAGGGGGAGTAAATGCAGGTCATACTATAGTCGTAGATGATAAAGTTTTAAAATTACATTTAATTCCCTCAGGGATACTTTATAAAAATACTTCTTGTCTAATTGGTTCGGGAACTGTTGTAGATCCAAAAATCTTGCTTAAAGAAATTGATATGTTAATTGATAATGGAATTGATATCTCAGGATTAAAAATTTCATCAACGTCACATGTAACAATGCCCTACCATCGAATATTAGATGAGGCGATGGAGGCTGATAGAGGTTCAAACAAAATTGGGACCACAGGTCGTGGGATTGGCCCAACTTATGCGGATAAATCACAAAGAAATGGAATTAGGATAAGAGACTTGCTCAATAGGGAAAGGCTAAGTGATGTAATCGAAATTCCATTAAGAGAAAAAAACGGTCTACTAGAAAAAATCTATGGAATTAAACCACTCAAATTAGAAGATATTATTGAAGAATATCTTGACTATGGGGAAAGATTATCAAAGCATGTTGTTGACTGTACGAGGACTATCCATGCAGCCTCAAAAAACAAGAAGAATATTCTTTTCGAAGGTGCTCAAGGGACTCTACTTGACTTAGATCATGGAACTTATCCTTTTGTTACCTCATCAAACCCTATATCAGGAGGGGCATGTATTGGTGCTGGAGTGGGTCCAACTTTAATTGATAGAGTCATAGGTGTAGCAAAAGCTTATACCACAAGAGTAGGTGAAGGGCCATTCCCAACTGAATTACAAGGAAGTATTAATGATCAACTATGTGATAGGGGCAGTGAATTTGGAACCACTACTGGGAGAAGGAGAAGATGTGGGTGGTTTGATGGAGTTATTGGTAAATATGCTGTATCTGTAAATGGTCTTGATTGTTTAGCCGTTACTAAACTTGATGTGTTAGATGAATTGGATGAGATTCAAGTTTGCATTGCATATGATCTCGATGGAGAGGAAATAGACTACTTTCCTACAAATTCAGATGACTTAAAAAAATGTAAACCAATCTTCAAAAAATTAAAAGGTTGGCAATGTTCAACTGCAGATTGCAGAAAACTATCTGATCTCCCAGAGAATGCTATGAATTATCTAAGATTTTTAGCTGAACTAATGGAGGTTCCAATTGCCATCGTCTCGTTGGGGGCGAATAGAGATCAAACTATAGTAATTGAAGACCCAATACATGGTCCTAAAAGAGCACTGCTAAGGTAA
- a CDS encoding precorrin-6A/cobalt-precorrin-6A reductase, with amino-acid sequence MQNQGNCYKNVWILSGTSDGPVIANMLLELNYSVFASVLTYKAGQAYIDNPKLHIITGKLNNKDEIINFIKKNQIRFVVDATHPFAVIISENLNNACKEINTPFFLFERNSLIKNTNNFSYIDDLKDINNVDLENKNILLAIGSRFLSDTANYYMKCKANVFTRVLPTYESITKAFGSCIKNSNIAILKPSKNNKRILEKKLCDFWEIDYVLCRESGSYSQKNWERIISGSNMKLFLVKRPKIKNDYSYSFNQYKDLINHIIKSNY; translated from the coding sequence ATGCAGAATCAAGGAAATTGCTATAAAAATGTTTGGATCCTATCAGGAACTTCTGATGGACCTGTGATAGCTAATATGCTTCTCGAACTAAATTATTCTGTTTTTGCAAGTGTTTTAACTTATAAAGCTGGTCAAGCTTATATTGACAATCCAAAGTTACATATCATTACAGGTAAATTAAATAATAAAGATGAAATAATTAATTTTATAAAAAAAAATCAAATCAGATTCGTTGTCGATGCTACTCATCCTTTTGCCGTTATAATTTCTGAAAATCTTAATAATGCATGTAAAGAGATTAATACACCTTTCTTTCTATTTGAGAGAAACTCTCTAATAAAAAACACTAATAATTTTTCTTATATTGATGATTTAAAGGATATAAATAACGTTGATCTAGAGAATAAGAATATTCTTCTGGCAATAGGTTCAAGATTCCTTAGCGATACAGCTAATTATTATATGAAGTGTAAGGCAAATGTATTTACAAGGGTACTTCCTACCTATGAGAGTATAACCAAAGCTTTTGGATCATGTATTAAAAATTCAAATATAGCGATACTTAAACCGAGTAAAAATAATAAAAGAATCTTAGAAAAAAAACTCTGTGATTTTTGGGAGATAGATTATGTTCTATGCAGAGAATCAGGAAGTTATTCTCAGAAAAACTGGGAAAGGATTATTTCTGGAAGTAACATGAAGTTATTTTTGGTTAAAAGGCCAAAAATAAAAAATGATTATTCTTACTCTTTCAATCAATACAAGGATTTGATTAATCACATAATTAAATCAAATTATTGA
- a CDS encoding DUF2854 domain-containing protein, translating into MKKYLSPGNVIVTAGGILAFVGMTAYFTDSVNLSVPTFFYGVPIFLIGLGLKTSEIPPVELFNKTDFVTNKFNRPKELTALVKDVTRWRYGIKAHLESSLESLNLWDEDNPPQLKEIEEITKEEKNGLRMRFELNAVPLEKWIEKQERLNRFFVKGLESEFIIHDNKKEFDFILFY; encoded by the coding sequence ATGAAGAAGTACTTATCGCCCGGAAACGTAATAGTAACCGCTGGGGGTATATTAGCTTTTGTTGGAATGACTGCTTATTTCACAGACTCAGTAAATTTAAGTGTACCTACTTTTTTTTATGGAGTACCTATTTTTTTAATTGGATTAGGTTTAAAGACTTCGGAGATACCTCCTGTAGAGTTATTTAACAAGACAGATTTTGTTACAAATAAATTTAATAGACCAAAAGAGTTAACAGCATTAGTTAAAGATGTTACGAGATGGAGGTACGGTATAAAAGCTCATCTTGAATCGTCATTAGAATCTTTAAATTTGTGGGATGAGGATAATCCCCCTCAACTAAAAGAAATAGAAGAGATTACGAAGGAAGAAAAAAATGGTCTCAGAATGCGTTTCGAATTAAATGCTGTCCCTCTAGAAAAATGGATTGAAAAACAAGAAAGATTAAACAGGTTTTTTGTCAAAGGTCTTGAATCAGAATTTATTATCCACGATAATAAAAAAGAATTTGATTTTATTCTCTTTTATTGA